A DNA window from Agarivorans sp. TSD2052 contains the following coding sequences:
- a CDS encoding transposase, with product MVTSASHSYSPSSEIKPRREKLNRQIHGCPLFLAKKLTFQHYINIVTERYERLQHLEHELQMIAQDWCWYPLVQYLTVLRGIRFLSAITLVAELGDMRRFANPRSLMNFVGLTPSEYSSGNRQKQGGITKCGNTHARRILIEAAWAYRFAPKVSRELQIRQQDQSLNLQQRSWEAQLRLCRRFAQLKHRGKEHNKVVTAVARELLGYIWDIAQRFDPQSQHIG from the coding sequence ATAGCTATTCCCCTTCTAGTGAAATTAAGCCTAGAAGAGAGAAATTAAATCGTCAAATTCATGGGTGTCCATTATTTCTTGCTAAAAAACTCACCTTTCAGCACTACATCAACATTGTTACCGAGCGCTATGAGCGGCTGCAACATCTTGAGCACGAGCTACAAATGATTGCCCAAGACTGGTGTTGGTATCCACTGGTGCAATATTTAACGGTACTCAGAGGCATACGGTTTTTATCGGCCATTACTTTAGTCGCCGAACTGGGAGATATGCGCCGCTTTGCTAACCCGCGTTCACTGATGAACTTTGTCGGTTTAACCCCATCAGAGTACTCCAGTGGGAACCGACAAAAGCAAGGTGGAATTACCAAGTGTGGTAATACTCATGCTCGGCGAATACTAATAGAAGCCGCCTGGGCCTATCGCTTTGCCCCCAAAGTCTCCCGCGAGTTACAGATTAGACAACAAGACCAATCACTGAATTTACAGCAGCGTTCATGGGAGGCTCAGCTTCGATTATGCCGACGCTTTGCCCAACTCAAACATCGTGGCAAAGAACACAACAAAGTGGTGACCGCAGTAGCCAGAGAGCTATTGGGTTACATCTGGGACATTGCCCAACGCTTTGACCCACAAAGCCAACATATAGGGTAG
- a CDS encoding ISL3 family transposase — protein sequence MQDTTLYQSILGLTHPWTVSSVELNESTQTITVRVDYDRASLTACPSCGKAVRRHDTRRRVWRHLDTCQFETRIEAEVPRADCPEHGVQTLQVPWATSKSRYTELFEARVIDMLKVSSLYEVSKTYRLSWGAIDRIMARAVQRGQAARTSINYQDLLVDETAFKKGHDYVTVLSNRDGQVISVEDGRTGQSLSACFKALPPESKVDTRSISMDMSRAYISAAYDYFGERAKQMIAIDHFHIAKVLTKAVNEVRKSELMELPHHLKRECHQTRYGWLKRNSHLHGTLRERVNALAKMMQNTGLSWIFKEQARAIWYGHAANAKAAWNDWLALIEVSQIRPMMTAAETVKTHLNGIINAMRYKVSNGLAEAINGNIQRLKIRAMGFRNKERFKRAILFHFGGLDMTFHQER from the coding sequence ATGCAAGACACCACGCTTTATCAATCTATTCTTGGATTAACTCATCCTTGGACTGTTTCATCGGTTGAACTCAATGAGTCTACCCAAACTATCACCGTACGCGTTGACTATGACCGAGCTTCATTAACGGCTTGCCCCTCTTGCGGTAAGGCTGTTCGTCGCCACGATACTCGGCGGCGGGTTTGGCGACATTTAGATACCTGTCAGTTTGAAACACGCATTGAAGCTGAAGTACCTCGAGCTGATTGCCCAGAGCATGGAGTGCAAACACTTCAAGTGCCTTGGGCCACGAGTAAGAGCCGCTACACAGAGCTGTTTGAGGCTCGCGTTATAGACATGCTTAAAGTCAGTTCCTTATACGAAGTGAGTAAAACCTATCGGCTTAGTTGGGGAGCCATTGACCGCATTATGGCACGAGCCGTTCAACGCGGCCAGGCCGCCAGGACCTCCATCAACTACCAAGACCTACTGGTGGATGAAACGGCATTTAAGAAAGGCCATGACTATGTGACGGTATTATCTAATCGTGATGGCCAGGTGATATCGGTTGAGGATGGACGAACAGGCCAGAGTTTATCAGCTTGCTTTAAGGCATTGCCCCCTGAATCAAAAGTGGATACGCGCTCTATATCAATGGACATGAGTAGAGCGTATATAAGCGCAGCCTATGACTATTTTGGTGAGCGGGCTAAGCAGATGATAGCCATAGACCATTTTCATATCGCAAAGGTCCTTACTAAAGCGGTTAATGAAGTGAGAAAAAGCGAACTCATGGAGTTGCCCCACCACTTAAAAAGAGAATGCCACCAAACACGATATGGATGGTTAAAACGAAACAGCCACCTGCATGGGACATTGAGAGAAAGAGTGAATGCGCTGGCCAAAATGATGCAAAACACAGGGTTGAGCTGGATATTTAAAGAGCAAGCAAGAGCCATTTGGTATGGCCATGCAGCTAACGCCAAGGCAGCTTGGAATGATTGGTTAGCACTCATAGAGGTCAGTCAAATCAGGCCCATGATGACAGCAGCAGAAACCGTGAAAACGCACTTAAACGGCATCATCAATGCGATGCGTTATAAGGTATCAAATGGCTTGGCGGAAGCGATAAATGGAAACATTCAGCGCCTAAAAATACGCGCAATGGGCTTTAGAAACAAAGAGCGCTTTAAGCGAGCCATTCTATTTCACTTTGGAGGGCTTGATATGACTTTCCACCAAGAACGGTGA
- a CDS encoding integron integrase yields the protein MSSPYLSYIEEKMRTKRFRESTIRSYRQWIKRFILFHHKKHPSDLHNHEVEQFLSHLANQRNLAPQSQAVALNALVFLYKELVNKPLSLQLDFRHSKRQAKLPVVLTRHEVTALIDALSPPHVLMAQLMYGSGLRKTEMLRLRIKDIDFDYFGIEVWDAKGGKHRRVTLAKSLVAAIQKQITVAYQYYQSDKLKNEYAGVYLPYALAKKYPAAPHDFAWHYLFPSHSLSRDPNDGCIRRHHLDPSGIQKALKAARIKTHIRKPITCHTLRHSFATHLLQRGTDIRTIQAQLGHSDIRTTQIYTHVLNMGADGVASPLDMV from the coding sequence ATGAGCTCGCCCTATCTCAGCTATATAGAAGAAAAAATGCGAACTAAGCGCTTTAGGGAATCCACTATTCGTAGCTACCGACAGTGGATAAAACGCTTTATTTTATTTCATCACAAAAAACACCCTAGCGACTTACATAATCATGAAGTTGAGCAATTCCTCAGCCACTTAGCCAATCAAAGGAACTTGGCTCCGCAAAGCCAAGCAGTGGCACTAAACGCTTTGGTCTTTCTTTATAAAGAGCTTGTTAATAAGCCTTTATCACTTCAATTAGACTTTCGCCATAGCAAGCGTCAAGCCAAACTGCCTGTTGTACTCACTCGCCACGAGGTTACCGCATTAATAGATGCGCTTTCCCCACCACACGTATTAATGGCTCAACTCATGTATGGTAGCGGCCTGCGAAAAACCGAAATGTTACGTTTACGTATTAAAGATATTGATTTTGACTATTTCGGTATTGAAGTATGGGACGCCAAAGGAGGTAAGCATAGGCGTGTGACACTGGCAAAGTCACTGGTTGCGGCAATACAAAAGCAAATTACTGTTGCCTATCAGTACTATCAGAGTGACAAGCTAAAAAACGAATATGCCGGCGTATATTTACCTTATGCTCTTGCTAAGAAGTACCCGGCGGCCCCACACGACTTTGCTTGGCATTATTTGTTTCCTTCGCACTCTTTAAGTAGAGATCCCAACGATGGCTGCATTCGCCGCCATCATCTAGACCCAAGCGGTATTCAAAAAGCGCTTAAGGCTGCCAGAATAAAAACTCACATTCGTAAACCCATCACTTGCCATACCCTGCGCCACTCTTTTGCTACGCATTTATTGCAACGAGGTACAGATATTCGCACCATTCAAGCCCAGCTAGGTCACAGTGATATTAGAACCACTCAGATTTATACCCATGTACTTAATATGGGGGCCGATGGCGTGGCTAGCCCACTAGACATGGTTTAA
- a CDS encoding DGQHR domain-containing protein: protein MTDRESFGSVSLVRQGEHRFYSFTMPSDVLAETCFVVNRDENPIEGFQRELDKKRASEIASYIDSGLGTIPSSIVLSAQEDSGFIYDSKKKSVSFDKISKAFLIIDGQHRVYGFKLAETALRIPVVVYENLSKRDESRLFIDINSKQKGVPTELLLDIKKMAEYESDTEQYLRELFDIFLNENDSALYNRLSASKRVKGKITRSVFNTAVKPLVKVFGNKSPDEIYEIFNSYLVAFNEGVLVPHHLEEQAFNTTVFKAISGFFPIITARVKDRFGAIYSVDNYYEFTQITGQRIKPAKIENPTNAYKPIVDHLEESLKQEFTL, encoded by the coding sequence ATGACAGATAGAGAAAGCTTTGGCAGTGTGAGCCTTGTACGGCAAGGAGAGCATAGGTTTTATTCTTTTACCATGCCAAGTGATGTACTTGCAGAGACATGTTTTGTCGTGAATCGTGATGAAAATCCTATCGAGGGGTTTCAACGTGAGTTAGATAAAAAAAGAGCCTCAGAAATAGCGAGTTATATTGATTCTGGCTTAGGTACAATTCCTAGTTCAATTGTACTTTCAGCCCAAGAAGACAGTGGTTTTATATACGATTCCAAAAAGAAATCGGTTAGTTTTGATAAAATTAGTAAAGCATTTTTAATTATTGATGGTCAGCATCGAGTTTATGGTTTTAAGCTTGCGGAAACCGCGCTTAGAATCCCAGTTGTCGTTTACGAAAATCTTTCCAAACGTGATGAGTCTAGATTGTTTATTGATATTAACTCTAAGCAAAAAGGGGTTCCTACAGAGCTACTGCTAGACATAAAAAAAATGGCAGAGTATGAGAGCGATACAGAACAATACCTTAGGGAGCTGTTTGACATATTTTTAAATGAAAATGACAGTGCGCTATACAATAGGCTGTCAGCATCGAAAAGAGTGAAGGGAAAAATAACCCGGTCTGTTTTTAATACAGCTGTTAAGCCATTGGTGAAAGTATTTGGTAACAAAAGCCCTGATGAAATATATGAAATATTTAATTCCTATTTAGTGGCTTTTAATGAAGGTGTTTTAGTCCCCCATCATTTAGAAGAGCAAGCGTTTAATACAACAGTATTTAAAGCGATCTCAGGTTTCTTTCCGATAATTACAGCAAGAGTAAAAGATAGATTTGGAGCAATCTATTCTGTTGATAATTACTATGAATTTACTCAAATTACTGGTCAACGGATAAAGCCTGCCAAGATTGAAAATCCTACGAATGCATATAAACCTATTGTCGATCACCTAGAAGAGTCATTAAAGCAGGAGTTTACTCTATAG